The following are encoded together in the Pedobacter steynii genome:
- the rpsA gene encoding 30S ribosomal protein S1, with protein sequence MAKKQVAEKELEAKKAELQGADARLTEKETIESEADSVSIEQIKSSLATPDQDFDWDADDKVFGKYSDEDRKKFEDMYTDTFNQINQGEIISGIVVSINNKDVVLNVGFKSDGLVSTSEFRDTPDLKIGDTVDVFVEAPEDANGQLILSRKRAKTQRSWESINEALDNDRIINGFVKSRTKGGLIVDIMGVEAFLPGSQIDIKPIRDYDVYVGKTMEFKVVKINHEFKNVVVSHKILIEDDLESQKVEIVSKLEKGQVLEGTVKNITDFGVFIDLGGVDGLLHITDISWGRIEHPKEVLSLDEKINVVVLDFDDEKKRIALGLKQLTPHPWESLDANLAVGSKVKGKIVTVADYGAFLEIIPGVEGLIHVSEMSWSQNLRSPQEFLKVSDEIEAEVLTLDRDERKMSLGIKQLTQDPWQNVAERYPIGSKHTAVVKNMTNFGVFVEIEEGIDGLIHISDLSWSKKVNHPNEFTKVGDTLDVVVLELDVESRKLSLGHKQLEENPWDTFETIFTLDSIHQGTVVKVTDKGAVIALPYGVEGFVPTKHMAKEDGSVIKAEETNDFKIIEFNKDAKRIVVSHARIWEEAKAEAVAEERATKKKEAKASSSAVKKVKDSVEKSTLGDLGVLAQLKEQMEGEESKNKAK encoded by the coding sequence ATGGCTAAAAAACAAGTAGCAGAAAAAGAACTAGAGGCTAAAAAAGCCGAATTACAAGGTGCAGACGCTCGTCTGACCGAGAAAGAAACCATTGAGTCAGAAGCTGATTCAGTGTCGATCGAACAGATCAAATCATCATTAGCTACCCCTGATCAAGATTTTGACTGGGATGCAGATGACAAAGTTTTCGGAAAATATTCTGATGAAGACCGTAAAAAGTTTGAAGACATGTATACCGATACTTTCAATCAAATCAACCAAGGTGAAATCATCAGCGGTATTGTTGTATCAATCAACAATAAAGATGTAGTATTAAACGTAGGATTTAAATCTGACGGATTGGTATCTACTTCTGAATTCCGTGATACACCTGACTTGAAAATTGGTGATACAGTTGACGTATTCGTTGAAGCTCCGGAAGATGCGAACGGTCAGTTGATTTTATCTCGTAAAAGAGCAAAAACCCAAAGATCATGGGAGTCTATCAATGAGGCTCTTGACAATGACAGAATCATCAACGGATTTGTTAAAAGCCGTACTAAAGGTGGTCTTATCGTTGACATCATGGGTGTTGAAGCTTTCTTACCTGGTTCACAAATCGACATCAAACCTATCCGCGATTACGATGTATACGTGGGTAAAACAATGGAATTCAAAGTTGTTAAGATCAACCATGAGTTTAAAAACGTAGTCGTTTCTCATAAAATCTTAATTGAAGACGATTTAGAAAGCCAAAAAGTTGAAATCGTATCTAAACTTGAAAAAGGACAGGTATTAGAAGGAACAGTTAAAAACATCACAGATTTCGGTGTATTCATCGATTTAGGTGGAGTTGACGGTTTACTTCACATCACTGATATTTCTTGGGGCCGCATAGAGCATCCGAAAGAAGTATTAAGCTTAGATGAGAAAATCAACGTGGTAGTTCTTGACTTTGATGACGAGAAAAAACGTATTGCATTAGGTTTAAAACAATTGACTCCACACCCTTGGGAATCTTTGGATGCTAACTTAGCTGTTGGATCTAAAGTGAAAGGTAAAATTGTTACTGTTGCTGATTACGGTGCTTTCTTAGAAATCATTCCTGGTGTTGAAGGTTTAATCCACGTATCAGAAATGTCTTGGTCACAAAACCTACGTAGCCCACAAGAATTCTTGAAGGTTAGCGATGAAATCGAAGCTGAAGTATTAACTTTAGACAGAGACGAACGCAAAATGAGCTTAGGTATTAAGCAATTAACTCAAGATCCTTGGCAAAATGTTGCTGAAAGATATCCTATCGGAAGCAAACATACTGCTGTAGTTAAAAACATGACTAACTTCGGTGTATTCGTAGAAATTGAAGAAGGTATTGATGGATTAATCCATATCTCTGATCTTTCTTGGTCTAAAAAAGTTAACCACCCTAACGAATTCACTAAAGTAGGTGATACATTAGACGTAGTTGTTCTTGAATTAGATGTTGAAAGCCGTAAATTAAGCTTAGGTCACAAACAATTGGAAGAAAACCCTTGGGATACTTTTGAAACTATCTTCACGTTAGATTCAATCCACCAGGGAACTGTTGTTAAAGTAACCGATAAAGGTGCTGTTATTGCTTTACCATATGGTGTAGAAGGTTTCGTACCAACTAAACACATGGCTAAAGAAGACGGATCTGTTATCAAAGCTGAAGAAACCAATGACTTCAAAATCATTGAGTTTAACAAAGATGCTAAACGTATCGTTGTTTCTCATGCCCGTATCTGGGAAGAGGCTAAAGCTGAAGCTGTTGCTGAAGAAAGAGCTACTAAGAAAAAAGAAGCTAAAGCATCAAGCAGTGCAGTTAAGAAAGTTAAAGATTCAGTTGAGAAATCAACTCTTGGCGATCTAGGTGTATTGGCTCAGTTAAAAGAGCAGATGGAAGGTGAAGAAAGCAAAAACAAAGCTAAATAA
- a CDS encoding beta-N-acetylhexosaminidase, giving the protein MRFFISMISSLLLFQIGNAQLPALIPQPVEMAIGKASENFSIDNHTTQLFISDNKLKPAADFFINYIKRYYNLDISLTTFPDLNRKNVINLSLTTVIDPNPEQYVLGVSSKSVNVRSSSPTGIFYGIQTLIQLLPPSAKAFPLQVRAVTITDYPRFAYRGMHLDVSRHFFDISFVKKYIDYLAMHKLNYFHWHLTDDHGWRIEIKKHPRLTEVGAWRDGSIIGLYPGTGNDGVRYGGYYTQEEVKEVIRYAADRYITIIPEIEMPGHSMAVLAAYPELSTTPKLPKKVAETWGIFNKFNNVLLPSEQTFTFLEEVLTEVMNLFPSPYIHIGGDECSKIWWKQSAFSQQLIKEKGLKNENGLQSYFIHRIEKFVNSKGKTIIGWDEILDGGLAPNAVVMSWRGEKGGIAAAKQKHKVIMTPENFMYFNHAQFLKEDSLTAAKYLPLANVYNYEPVPAELSAADSKYIWGGQGNLWSEYITNPAKVEYMLFPRLDALSEVLWSPKAKRDFNNFQQRLKQQFRRYDQMGIKYSKRYWEN; this is encoded by the coding sequence ATGAGATTTTTTATCAGCATGATCAGTAGTTTACTATTGTTCCAGATCGGTAACGCACAGCTTCCTGCCCTGATCCCGCAACCGGTGGAAATGGCAATAGGAAAAGCATCAGAGAACTTTTCTATCGATAACCACACCACACAGCTATTCATCAGTGACAACAAGCTGAAACCTGCTGCAGATTTCTTCATTAACTATATCAAAAGATACTATAACCTGGATATTAGCCTAACTACGTTTCCTGATTTAAACAGAAAAAATGTAATCAATCTAAGCCTCACAACAGTCATCGATCCGAATCCGGAACAGTATGTTTTGGGGGTAAGCAGTAAATCTGTCAACGTTCGCTCCTCTTCCCCTACAGGCATATTTTATGGGATACAAACCCTGATTCAGCTTTTGCCTCCCAGTGCCAAAGCATTTCCTTTACAGGTTCGGGCAGTAACGATTACAGACTATCCACGTTTTGCCTATCGGGGTATGCACCTGGACGTTAGCAGGCATTTTTTTGATATCAGCTTTGTCAAAAAGTATATCGATTACCTGGCGATGCACAAGCTTAATTATTTCCATTGGCACCTGACGGATGATCACGGATGGCGTATAGAAATTAAAAAGCACCCAAGGTTAACCGAAGTTGGCGCCTGGAGAGATGGCTCTATCATTGGCCTTTATCCCGGAACCGGAAACGATGGCGTTCGCTATGGTGGCTACTATACCCAGGAAGAAGTGAAAGAGGTGATCCGCTATGCAGCAGACCGGTACATTACCATTATTCCGGAAATCGAAATGCCTGGACATAGCATGGCTGTCCTTGCGGCTTATCCCGAATTGAGCACGACTCCTAAGCTACCTAAGAAAGTCGCCGAGACATGGGGAATCTTCAACAAATTCAATAATGTATTACTCCCTTCCGAGCAAACCTTTACTTTCCTTGAAGAAGTGCTGACTGAAGTGATGAACCTCTTCCCTTCTCCCTATATTCATATTGGAGGAGATGAATGTTCAAAAATCTGGTGGAAGCAATCTGCCTTTTCTCAACAACTGATCAAAGAGAAAGGATTGAAAAATGAGAATGGTCTGCAAAGTTACTTTATTCACCGGATAGAAAAGTTTGTGAACAGCAAGGGAAAAACCATTATAGGCTGGGATGAGATCCTGGACGGGGGACTGGCTCCCAATGCCGTAGTCATGAGTTGGCGTGGAGAAAAAGGAGGTATTGCAGCTGCAAAACAAAAACACAAAGTGATCATGACTCCCGAAAATTTCATGTACTTTAACCATGCACAATTCCTGAAAGAAGATTCGCTGACGGCAGCAAAGTACCTGCCTCTTGCCAATGTCTATAATTACGAGCCTGTGCCCGCTGAATTAAGCGCCGCAGACAGCAAATATATCTGGGGAGGACAAGGCAACCTATGGTCAGAATACATTACCAACCCAGCTAAAGTAGAATACATGCTATTCCCGAGGCTTGATGCTTTAAGCGAAGTACTATGGAGCCCAAAAGCTAAACGTGATTTTAACAACTTTCAACAAAGGCTAAAGCAGCAATTCAGAAGATATGATCAGATGGGCATAAAATACAGTAAAAGATATTGGGAGAACTAA
- a CDS encoding thiol-disulfide oxidoreductase DCC family protein, whose translation MNEDREQALVFFDGVCNLCNHTVQFMIKRDRKDYFRFAALQSEVAQQKLSGFNFRSEDLKTIILLEDGEIYLRSNAALRIARQLGGLWPMFYGLIIIPAFIRDFIYQLISKNRYRIWGKTESCMVPSPELKNKFL comes from the coding sequence ATGAATGAAGATAGAGAGCAGGCCTTGGTTTTTTTTGATGGCGTCTGTAATTTATGTAATCATACGGTACAGTTCATGATCAAAAGAGACCGTAAAGATTATTTTCGTTTTGCTGCTTTGCAAAGTGAAGTTGCTCAGCAAAAATTGTCAGGTTTTAATTTCAGGAGCGAGGACTTAAAAACGATCATACTTCTGGAAGATGGAGAAATCTATCTCCGTTCTAATGCTGCGCTTCGAATTGCCAGACAGCTCGGCGGACTTTGGCCTATGTTTTATGGATTGATCATTATCCCTGCATTCATCCGGGATTTCATTTACCAGCTGATCTCTAAAAACAGGTATAGAATCTGGGGAAAGACAGAAAGTTGTATGGTCCCTTCCCCTGAATTGAAAAACAAGTTTCTTTAA
- the pyrR gene encoding bifunctional pyr operon transcriptional regulator/uracil phosphoribosyltransferase PyrR: MQKRTLLDGQKFQITIKRLCHQLIENHTDFSNTVLIGIQPRGSYFADRVQTELSQILKKSTIKKGNLDITFFRDDFRRKDGIVSANSNTIDFIIEGKNVILIDDVLWTGRTIRAAMDALLAYGRPERVELMVLIDRRFSRHLPIEPDYIGQQVDSLNSQQVRVSWKETEGEDKVILISESNK; the protein is encoded by the coding sequence ATGCAAAAGAGAACCCTGCTAGACGGTCAAAAATTCCAGATCACAATTAAGAGACTTTGTCATCAATTAATTGAGAACCATACCGATTTTTCAAATACTGTTTTAATCGGCATTCAGCCAAGAGGCAGCTATTTTGCCGATAGAGTGCAGACCGAACTCTCCCAAATCCTTAAGAAAAGTACGATCAAAAAAGGCAATTTAGACATTACCTTTTTCCGTGATGATTTTAGAAGGAAAGATGGAATCGTTTCTGCAAACAGCAATACCATAGATTTTATTATCGAAGGGAAAAATGTAATCCTGATTGACGATGTACTCTGGACCGGACGTACCATACGTGCCGCAATGGATGCATTACTCGCTTATGGAAGGCCTGAAAGAGTAGAATTGATGGTCTTAATTGACAGGCGTTTTTCAAGGCATTTGCCTATAGAACCCGATTATATCGGTCAGCAGGTAGACAGCTTAAACTCACAACAGGTAAGGGTGAGCTGGAAGGAAACCGAAGGAGAAGACAAAGTAATCTTAATATCAGAAAGCAATAAATAA
- a CDS encoding aspartate carbamoyltransferase catalytic subunit — MAVEKLSTRHLLGIKDINRNDIELILETADNFKDVINRPIKKVPSLRDITIANIFFENSTRTKLSFELAEKRLSADTINFAASSSSVSKGETLIDTVNNILAMKVDMVVMRHPYAGAGQFLSKHINAQIVNAGDGAHEHPTQALLDAFSIRQKLGDVAGKKVVIVGDILHSRVAISNILCLQKLGAEVMVCGPTTLIPKHIESLGVKVEHNLIKALNWCDVANMLRIQLERQDIKYFPSLREYAMMYGLNKQILDNLDKEIVVMHPGPINRGVEITSDVADSKQSIILEQVENGVAVRMAVLYLLASQRD, encoded by the coding sequence ATGGCAGTAGAAAAATTATCAACCCGACATCTTTTAGGTATCAAAGATATTAACCGAAATGATATCGAATTGATCTTAGAAACTGCAGATAATTTTAAAGATGTCATCAACAGACCGATTAAGAAGGTTCCTTCCCTGAGAGACATTACCATTGCCAATATTTTCTTTGAGAACTCTACCCGCACCAAGCTTTCTTTTGAGCTAGCAGAAAAGAGACTTTCAGCGGACACCATCAATTTTGCAGCCTCCTCTTCTTCAGTGAGTAAAGGAGAAACATTGATCGATACCGTAAACAATATACTGGCCATGAAAGTGGACATGGTAGTCATGAGACATCCCTATGCCGGAGCTGGTCAGTTCCTGAGCAAACATATTAATGCCCAGATTGTAAACGCCGGAGATGGCGCACATGAACATCCTACCCAAGCCCTTTTAGATGCTTTCTCTATCCGCCAGAAACTAGGTGATGTAGCTGGTAAAAAAGTAGTTATTGTAGGTGATATTTTACATTCCAGAGTGGCCATATCAAACATTCTATGCCTGCAAAAACTGGGTGCAGAAGTAATGGTATGCGGCCCGACAACCTTAATTCCGAAACACATTGAGAGTCTGGGTGTAAAGGTAGAACATAACCTGATTAAAGCTTTAAACTGGTGCGATGTAGCCAATATGCTGCGCATCCAGCTGGAAAGACAAGATATCAAATACTTCCCATCCCTCAGGGAATATGCCATGATGTACGGCTTAAACAAGCAGATCCTGGACAATTTAGATAAAGAGATCGTTGTGATGCATCCCGGTCCGATTAACCGCGGCGTAGAGATCACCAGTGATGTGGCAGACAGCAAACAATCCATCATTCTTGAACAGGTGGAAAATGGCGTTGCTGTGAGAATGGCTGTACTTTATCTGCTGGCCTCTCAAAGAGATTAA
- a CDS encoding tetratricopeptide repeat protein, producing MQKKYFFIPLLLAGSYTSSYAQSSILVHLNQNYRTGLELLDNEKYIAAAQQFRLVEQARQKPGAQQESNSELSLLKENAKFYAAVCALELGNNDAESLFQNFIKDYPLNANTKLAYFHVGKSYFAQENYQKALDWFEKTDPSTLSGKQRLEYQFKQGYAYFMLKNTEKAEPLFEIVKKEQSPYQESATYYFAYINYLNKEYKTALANFEKLKGSPTYEASYPYYITSMYYLDERYDDVIAYATPILKTSKQQYEAEMLSLIAASYFAKSDYTNAEKYFSEFYAKDKSEVKNNLFIYQYGYSLFHLKRYQESVTILEKLDTDDVYLQSGMYTLGRSFIQLKNKEKARSAFFRSSRLDFDKFIQEEAWINYARLSYELDFNQQALESTQNFLKQFPKSRKANEAKTLLGEILLTSKNYQAAIDILEPIPDKSPEAKEAYQKVTYFRGLEFYNERAFPNALSMFLRSEKFPEDQEIHALSTYWKAEASYELRKFGEAVKNFEKFLDMPGADKTEVYNFANYALAYAAFEDERYGKAATYFERFLKGNDKDQKTITDATIRLADSYFVNKSYGNALENYNKIIASKATGEDYALFQRGMIQGLENQNDAKINTMQSLLKQFPNSNYADDAGFETAYTYFNKGDLDKSRTDLTSLISQYPRSSYVPRALVTIGLVQYNQDQDDAAAETFKKVIADYGSSEEAKQALESIKNIYVDKGDSEGFINYAKTTPIGDFSLAEQDNIVFTAANNRYLKGDAKGAFEAINAYFDKFPKAIHTKEAKFIRAESLVKLGRPDEAIPDYEFILNDWTSDYTERSLVSISKLFLDQKKYNEAIVYLKRLETTADYKVHYTYAINNLLKAYSALNMPDDVIKYVALIKESDKSSQEEKSSSELYAGKAYLAKADTALAVKSFNQVVEKTKTLAAAEAKYNLAAIQYAKREYKTSTKTCFDLINNLSSYDYWVAKSFILLADNYVALKDNLQAKSTLLSLIDNYEGKDDIVQTAKEKLQKIK from the coding sequence ATGCAGAAAAAATACTTTTTTATTCCGCTATTACTAGCGGGTAGCTATACGTCTAGTTATGCGCAGTCCAGCATACTAGTGCACTTAAATCAAAATTACCGAACCGGTCTGGAGTTACTGGACAATGAAAAGTACATCGCAGCAGCACAACAATTTAGGTTGGTAGAACAAGCCAGACAAAAGCCTGGTGCACAACAGGAAAGTAACTCAGAGTTATCTCTTCTTAAAGAAAATGCAAAGTTCTATGCTGCAGTTTGTGCCCTTGAACTAGGAAATAATGATGCCGAAAGTCTCTTTCAGAATTTTATTAAAGATTACCCACTAAACGCAAATACCAAACTGGCTTATTTCCATGTTGGTAAATCTTATTTTGCTCAGGAGAACTATCAGAAAGCATTGGATTGGTTTGAAAAAACGGATCCTTCTACCCTCTCCGGCAAACAACGTTTAGAATATCAGTTCAAACAGGGTTATGCTTACTTTATGTTGAAAAACACCGAGAAGGCAGAACCTTTATTTGAAATCGTAAAAAAGGAACAGTCTCCATATCAGGAAAGTGCAACCTATTATTTTGCTTACATCAATTACCTGAACAAGGAATATAAGACAGCCTTAGCCAATTTTGAGAAGCTAAAAGGTTCTCCAACATACGAAGCGAGTTATCCTTACTACATCACTTCCATGTATTACCTGGATGAGCGTTATGACGATGTAATTGCTTATGCTACTCCGATCTTAAAAACATCAAAACAACAGTATGAAGCGGAAATGCTGAGCCTTATTGCAGCTTCCTATTTTGCTAAATCTGATTATACCAATGCAGAGAAATATTTTAGTGAGTTCTATGCAAAAGACAAATCAGAAGTAAAAAATAACCTCTTTATTTACCAATACGGATATTCCCTGTTTCACTTAAAAAGGTACCAGGAATCTGTTACCATCCTCGAAAAACTGGATACTGATGATGTGTACCTGCAAAGCGGGATGTACACCTTAGGCCGTTCATTCATTCAATTGAAAAACAAGGAAAAAGCCCGGAGTGCTTTCTTCAGGTCTTCAAGACTTGATTTCGATAAGTTTATACAGGAAGAGGCCTGGATCAACTATGCCCGCTTAAGTTATGAACTTGATTTCAATCAGCAGGCGCTGGAATCTACACAGAACTTCCTAAAGCAGTTTCCAAAATCGCGTAAGGCGAATGAGGCTAAAACCTTGTTGGGGGAGATTTTGTTAACCAGTAAAAATTACCAGGCAGCTATTGACATCCTGGAACCAATTCCTGACAAATCACCTGAGGCCAAAGAAGCTTATCAGAAAGTTACTTATTTCAGAGGACTGGAATTTTATAACGAAAGAGCATTCCCGAATGCCTTATCTATGTTCTTACGCTCAGAAAAGTTCCCTGAAGATCAGGAAATCCATGCGCTAAGCACCTACTGGAAAGCAGAAGCCAGTTATGAACTGAGAAAATTCGGAGAAGCGGTGAAAAACTTTGAAAAGTTCCTGGATATGCCTGGAGCAGACAAAACAGAGGTTTACAACTTTGCCAATTATGCCCTTGCTTATGCCGCTTTTGAAGACGAACGCTATGGAAAAGCAGCCACCTATTTTGAGCGTTTCCTGAAAGGAAATGACAAAGACCAGAAAACGATAACTGATGCGACAATCAGGTTAGCGGATTCTTATTTCGTCAACAAAAGCTATGGCAATGCCTTAGAGAATTACAATAAAATCATTGCCTCAAAAGCGACCGGAGAAGATTACGCCCTTTTCCAGCGCGGAATGATCCAGGGACTGGAAAACCAGAACGATGCAAAAATCAACACCATGCAGAGTCTGTTGAAACAGTTCCCAAATTCAAACTATGCGGATGATGCAGGATTCGAAACTGCCTATACCTATTTCAATAAAGGAGATCTGGATAAATCCAGAACGGATCTGACCTCTTTGATCAGTCAATACCCTCGAAGCAGCTATGTGCCCCGCGCATTGGTTACCATTGGATTAGTTCAATACAACCAGGATCAGGATGATGCGGCAGCAGAAACCTTCAAGAAAGTCATTGCTGATTATGGAAGCAGTGAAGAAGCCAAACAAGCCCTGGAATCGATCAAAAACATTTATGTAGATAAGGGAGATTCAGAAGGTTTTATCAATTATGCAAAGACTACCCCAATCGGAGATTTCTCTCTTGCGGAACAGGATAACATTGTTTTTACTGCAGCGAATAACCGCTACCTGAAAGGGGATGCAAAAGGTGCCTTTGAAGCAATCAATGCTTATTTCGACAAATTTCCTAAAGCCATTCATACCAAAGAGGCTAAATTTATCAGGGCAGAATCCCTGGTAAAATTAGGCAGACCTGATGAAGCAATTCCTGATTACGAGTTCATCCTGAACGATTGGACCAGCGATTATACAGAACGTTCATTGGTGAGTATCTCTAAGCTGTTCCTGGATCAGAAAAAATACAATGAAGCCATTGTTTACCTGAAAAGACTGGAAACCACTGCAGATTATAAGGTACATTATACCTATGCCATCAATAACCTGCTGAAAGCTTACAGTGCACTGAACATGCCTGATGATGTGATCAAATATGTTGCACTTATAAAAGAATCTGATAAATCTTCTCAGGAAGAGAAAAGCAGTTCAGAATTGTATGCAGGGAAAGCTTATCTGGCGAAAGCCGATACGGCGCTTGCTGTGAAGTCATTCAACCAGGTAGTAGAAAAAACAAAAACGCTGGCAGCTGCAGAAGCAAAATATAATCTTGCCGCTATTCAGTATGCGAAAAGAGAATACAAGACTTCTACAAAAACCTGTTTTGACCTGATCAATAACTTGTCATCTTATGATTACTGGGTTGCTAAATCTTTCATTCTGCTGGCCGACAATTATGTGGCATTAAAAGACAATCTACAAGCTAAAAGTACGCTCCTTAGCCTTATAGACAATTATGAAGGAAAGGACGATATTGTCCAAACCGCTAAGGAAAAATTACAAAAAATTAAATAA
- a CDS encoding TonB-dependent receptor, producing the protein MRLTKLIYTTLFFITAGSLSALAQDTKTNEKKSEEKAVTEEIEVVRPYKPVLAEAVKLRRSPDLNTVKTYKAKFNYSLTDRKLELNSDINKLQAEQVAKERETELINNYVKGGFGIRTTVLGEAYINLGRDEALQAGAFFKHFGQKGKLKGQEVNQQQLSVFGRSIGDQVTMSGRINYQRNGLFFYGYNPAQPELNLNPDRQTLSFIEAEGEIVNKYTDDPDALSYAVKLNGYLWNDKYAAKENSIVLNGYVNKRISSFNLGLAASAEFGNTKDALVSVGNNLLKLNPYIRLQANGIKINAGINFVQEFGAFSKSRIFPAVTADLTLIPDYLQLFAEVKGDVNRNSLKQFTDENPFLNSNIQIRNSVEKLGFSAGIKGTGGPGFGYKARVYHKKISDMPLFVNNFNNPSRFDVIYDFGSTTVTGLEGEISVQVSNSLKWTGKLNFEDYKPAQETESWYKPQMRISSDLLFNITDKIGLNASVAIQDASKAKVYTAEPANPYLIPNRAIETVESVKAFVDLGVGASYKINNKFSAFARANNLLNTSYSRYLYYPTIGTNIFGGLTYSF; encoded by the coding sequence ATGAGATTGACGAAATTAATATATACTACCCTATTTTTTATTACTGCAGGATCTCTGAGCGCATTGGCACAGGATACCAAGACTAATGAAAAGAAAAGCGAAGAAAAAGCTGTAACAGAAGAGATCGAAGTTGTCAGGCCTTATAAACCTGTTCTGGCAGAAGCGGTAAAGCTGAGAAGAAGTCCTGATCTGAATACAGTAAAAACCTATAAAGCAAAATTCAACTATAGCCTGACCGACAGAAAGCTGGAATTGAATTCAGACATCAATAAATTACAGGCAGAGCAGGTTGCAAAGGAAAGAGAAACAGAACTGATCAACAATTATGTGAAAGGTGGTTTTGGAATCCGCACGACTGTTTTAGGTGAGGCATACATCAACCTTGGAAGAGATGAAGCGCTGCAGGCCGGTGCCTTCTTTAAGCATTTCGGACAAAAAGGAAAGCTGAAGGGACAAGAGGTTAACCAACAACAATTGAGTGTCTTTGGAAGAAGCATTGGTGATCAGGTGACCATGAGTGGTCGTATCAATTACCAGAGAAACGGGTTGTTCTTTTATGGCTATAATCCGGCACAGCCAGAACTCAACCTCAACCCGGACAGACAAACCCTGAGCTTCATTGAAGCAGAAGGTGAAATCGTTAACAAATACACTGACGATCCTGATGCCCTTAGCTATGCCGTAAAATTAAACGGATATTTATGGAACGATAAGTATGCCGCAAAGGAAAATTCCATTGTCCTGAACGGTTACGTGAACAAAAGAATCAGTAGTTTTAACTTAGGCCTGGCTGCTTCAGCAGAATTTGGAAATACCAAAGACGCCCTGGTAAGCGTTGGAAATAACCTGTTAAAATTAAACCCATACATCAGACTTCAGGCAAACGGAATAAAGATCAATGCCGGAATTAATTTTGTTCAGGAATTTGGTGCATTCTCTAAAAGCAGAATATTCCCGGCTGTTACTGCAGACCTGACATTAATCCCTGACTACCTGCAATTGTTTGCAGAAGTGAAAGGAGATGTGAACCGCAATTCGCTAAAACAGTTTACTGATGAAAACCCATTCCTGAACTCGAACATCCAAATCAGAAACTCAGTTGAAAAACTAGGTTTCAGCGCCGGAATTAAAGGAACAGGAGGCCCGGGCTTTGGCTATAAAGCGAGAGTATATCACAAAAAAATCTCCGATATGCCACTCTTCGTAAATAATTTCAACAATCCAAGCCGCTTTGATGTGATCTATGATTTCGGATCAACAACAGTAACTGGTCTGGAAGGAGAAATCTCTGTACAGGTGAGCAATTCCTTAAAATGGACTGGTAAACTGAATTTCGAAGATTATAAACCTGCACAGGAAACGGAAAGCTGGTACAAACCTCAGATGAGAATCAGCTCAGACTTATTGTTCAACATCACAGATAAGATTGGATTAAATGCATCTGTAGCCATTCAGGATGCCAGCAAAGCTAAAGTATATACTGCTGAACCAGCTAATCCTTACCTGATTCCGAACCGCGCTATCGAAACCGTAGAAAGTGTGAAGGCTTTTGTAGACCTTGGTGTTGGTGCCAGTTATAAAATCAACAACAAATTCTCTGCTTTTGCCAGGGCAAACAATCTGTTGAATACCTCATATAGCAGGTACCTTTATTATCCAACTATTGGAACCAATATTTTCGGAGGTTTAACTTACTCCTTCTAA